From the genome of Haloterrigena sp. KLK7, one region includes:
- the truA gene encoding tRNA pseudouridine(38-40) synthase TruA: MPTRAFRIAYDGTGYHGFQRQPDVPTVEDAIFDALRELGVLAADADRPDGYAAAGRTDAGVSALAQTIALEAPDWLTPRALNAELPADIRAWAAADTSPEFHATHHARRREYTYHLYAPLADSSRRERSEAMTERASARGSLEQNAVDDDRVRAACDALSGSHDFHNLTPDDRNTERSPTLEATRDGDFLVVTVTAGGFARELVRRLVSLARAVGIGDAPLEKVDRALDADPLPGHEGVAPAPPEPLVLTAVDYPNLAFEIDEVAAASAHEIFRERRIERRTGARVAGQITDGVR, from the coding sequence CCCGACGTTCCCACCGTCGAGGACGCGATCTTCGACGCTCTGCGCGAACTCGGCGTCCTCGCTGCGGACGCCGACAGGCCCGACGGCTACGCCGCCGCGGGCCGCACCGACGCCGGTGTCTCCGCGCTCGCCCAGACGATCGCTCTCGAGGCGCCCGACTGGCTGACCCCACGAGCCCTGAACGCGGAACTTCCCGCCGATATCCGCGCGTGGGCCGCCGCTGACACATCTCCGGAGTTCCACGCGACCCACCACGCCCGGCGCCGCGAATACACCTATCACCTGTACGCGCCGCTGGCGGACTCGAGTCGGCGCGAGCGATCCGAGGCGATGACCGAGCGCGCCAGCGCTCGAGGCTCTCTCGAACAAAACGCCGTCGACGACGACCGCGTTCGAGCCGCCTGCGATGCCCTCTCGGGAAGCCACGATTTCCACAACCTCACGCCGGACGATCGCAACACCGAGCGCTCGCCGACCCTCGAGGCGACCCGCGACGGCGACTTCCTCGTCGTGACCGTCACCGCCGGCGGCTTCGCCCGCGAACTCGTTCGCCGCCTCGTCTCGCTCGCTCGTGCGGTCGGAATCGGTGACGCGCCCCTCGAGAAGGTCGATCGCGCGCTCGACGCCGACCCCCTGCCCGGTCACGAGGGCGTCGCGCCGGCGCCGCCGGAGCCGCTCGTGCTGACCGCCGTCGACTATCCGAATCTCGCGTTCGAGATCGACGAGGTAGCGGCTGCGAGCGCGCACGAGATCTTCCGCGAGCGCCGGATCGAGCGCCGGACGGGGGCTCGAGTCGCGGGCCAGATAACGGACGGCGTCCGGTGA
- a CDS encoding NifU family protein translates to MSESAQSPEDEVREAVSLFLQRNFPQIQAHGGDSSITAVDLEEGSVEINLTGACSGCGVSPMTTQAIKRRLPGEVDEIDAVSVTTGFDGLTEGTSRDISDDVPF, encoded by the coding sequence ATGAGCGAGTCCGCCCAGTCCCCGGAAGACGAGGTCCGCGAAGCAGTGTCGCTGTTCCTGCAGCGTAACTTCCCGCAGATTCAGGCCCACGGCGGCGATTCGTCGATCACCGCCGTCGACCTCGAGGAGGGGAGCGTCGAGATCAACCTGACCGGCGCCTGCAGCGGCTGCGGCGTCAGTCCGATGACGACTCAGGCGATCAAGCGTCGCCTCCCCGGCGAGGTCGACGAGATCGACGCCGTCTCGGTGACGACCGGCTTCGACGGGCTCACGGAGGGGACCTCGCGGGACATCTCCGACGACGTGCCGTTCTGA
- a CDS encoding M28 family metallopeptidase: MEAGIDIDERLERALGRAWTDDRGWELVTRLTELPHRMGGSSGERRAAEIVRETLSDAGLEGVSIQEFPMQYWERGTTEFAVLPAESEADDGSNAETTPQRSFEAIALPYSPAGDVEGPLVDVGYGTPEELAEADLQGAIAVASTTTPRGQRFVHRMEKFGHAVAAGAEAFVFANHIPGQLPPTGALKFDAEAAVPGVGVSAETHDWLTDYAERGARARIRVDASTEDGSSQNVHGTLGPDTDDEVLVVAHYDAHDITEGALDNGCGIATVAGATAVLSALEADLDCRVRIAGVGCEEIGLLGAEAMADELALESVRAVVNVDGAGRFRNLRALSHGSEPLEELAEDVTTAAGQPIVHEPDPHPFSDHWPFLRAGVPALQLHSEPPEGGERGRGWGHTTADTRDKVDRRNLREHAVLTALLVRALTQTEVPRVDATVLQERLREQEYEPGMRAAEIWPDSWD, from the coding sequence ATGGAGGCGGGAATCGACATCGACGAGCGACTCGAGCGGGCGCTCGGTCGCGCCTGGACCGACGACCGAGGCTGGGAGCTGGTGACGCGGTTGACCGAGCTCCCCCACCGCATGGGCGGCTCGTCCGGCGAGCGCCGGGCCGCCGAGATCGTCCGCGAAACGCTGTCCGACGCGGGCCTCGAGGGCGTGTCGATCCAGGAGTTTCCGATGCAGTACTGGGAGCGGGGGACGACGGAGTTCGCGGTGCTGCCGGCGGAGAGCGAGGCGGACGACGGATCGAACGCCGAGACGACCCCGCAGCGGTCGTTCGAGGCGATCGCGCTCCCGTACTCGCCGGCCGGCGACGTCGAGGGGCCGCTGGTCGACGTCGGCTACGGGACGCCCGAGGAACTCGCCGAGGCCGACCTGCAGGGGGCGATCGCGGTCGCCAGCACCACGACGCCGCGGGGGCAGCGGTTCGTCCACCGGATGGAGAAGTTCGGCCACGCCGTCGCCGCGGGCGCGGAGGCCTTCGTCTTCGCCAATCATATCCCCGGACAGCTGCCCCCGACGGGGGCGCTGAAGTTCGACGCCGAGGCGGCCGTCCCCGGCGTCGGCGTCAGCGCCGAAACGCACGACTGGCTGACCGACTACGCCGAGCGGGGGGCTCGCGCCCGGATCCGCGTCGACGCGTCGACGGAAGACGGCTCGAGTCAGAACGTTCACGGCACCCTTGGCCCGGACACCGACGACGAGGTGCTCGTCGTCGCCCACTACGACGCCCACGACATCACGGAAGGGGCGCTGGACAACGGCTGTGGGATCGCGACCGTCGCCGGCGCGACGGCGGTCCTCTCGGCCCTCGAGGCCGACCTCGACTGTCGGGTCCGGATCGCGGGCGTCGGCTGCGAGGAGATCGGCCTGCTGGGCGCCGAGGCGATGGCCGACGAACTGGCCCTCGAGTCGGTCCGCGCGGTGGTCAACGTCGACGGCGCGGGCCGGTTCCGAAACCTGCGGGCGCTCTCCCACGGGTCGGAGCCGCTCGAGGAACTGGCCGAAGACGTGACGACGGCGGCGGGCCAGCCGATCGTCCACGAGCCGGACCCTCACCCGTTCAGCGATCACTGGCCGTTCCTGCGGGCGGGCGTGCCGGCGCTACAACTCCACAGCGAGCCGCCGGAGGGCGGCGAGCGCGGCCGCGGCTGGGGGCACACGACGGCCGACACGCGCGATAAGGTGGACCGCCGAAACCTGCGCGAGCACGCCGTGCTGACGGCGCTGCTAGTCCGAGCGCTCACCCAGACCGAGGTGCCGCGGGTCGACGCGACGGTGCTCCAAGAGCGACTGCGAGAACAAGAGTACGAACCGGGGATGCGCGCCGCCGAGATCTGGCCCGATTCGTGGGACTGA
- the pepF gene encoding oligoendopeptidase F — protein sequence MSSVPERSEVDEEYTWDLESIYATDDDWEAAYEAVAERVDELAAYEGQVTDDAETLLDVLQLRDEIMREVSTVAAYARMRRDEDTTNQQYQALTARAQSLAADAQSAASFIDPELQELTREEFEAMVDEESDLETYDHYVDDVLRMKPHTRSAEVEELLADLSEVTGATGEVYNMLANADMEFPTVEDPDGEAVEITQSNFVNLLKRPDREFRQTVHEEYYDEWSAMRNTVASAYKNSVKADVKTARARNYDTAREAALDGPNVPVDVYDTLVDTVHDNIDKLHRHAELKERALDVDDLQMWDVYMPLTGDEGPDLDYDQATEYVVESLAPLGEDYQSRVAEGLESRWVDVYENEGKQSGAYSGGTYDTQPFILMNYQDDISSMYTLAHELGHSMHSELTKEEQPFVYSSYEIFVAEVASTVNEALLTSHLLETVDDPEFKKHVLNEFLERVRSTLYRQTLFAEFEHETHRLEEDGEPLTADRLDELYRGLKEDYYEPAVVDDRIAREWMRIPHFYRAFYVYQYATGISAALAIVDNVLPDGAGGEPNREAAEDYLEFLRRGSREYPLELLRIADVDMSTSDPIDRALETYGRRLEEMEALME from the coding sequence ATGAGTTCCGTTCCCGAACGCTCCGAGGTCGACGAGGAATATACGTGGGACCTCGAGAGCATCTACGCGACCGACGACGACTGGGAGGCCGCCTACGAGGCGGTCGCCGAGCGCGTCGACGAACTCGCGGCCTACGAGGGGCAGGTCACCGACGACGCCGAGACGCTCCTCGACGTCCTCCAGTTGCGCGACGAGATCATGCGCGAGGTATCGACCGTCGCCGCCTACGCCCGCATGCGCCGCGACGAGGACACGACCAACCAGCAGTACCAGGCGCTGACGGCCCGGGCACAGTCGCTGGCCGCCGACGCCCAGTCCGCGGCGTCGTTCATCGATCCCGAACTGCAGGAACTGACCCGCGAGGAGTTCGAGGCGATGGTCGACGAGGAGTCCGACCTCGAGACCTACGACCACTACGTCGACGACGTCCTCCGGATGAAACCCCACACCCGCTCGGCGGAGGTCGAGGAACTGCTCGCCGACCTGAGCGAGGTCACGGGGGCGACGGGCGAGGTCTACAACATGCTCGCGAACGCGGACATGGAGTTCCCCACCGTCGAGGATCCCGACGGCGAGGCCGTCGAGATCACCCAGAGCAACTTCGTCAACCTGCTCAAGCGGCCCGACCGCGAGTTCCGGCAGACGGTCCACGAGGAGTACTACGACGAGTGGTCGGCCATGCGAAACACCGTCGCCTCGGCCTACAAGAACAGCGTCAAGGCCGACGTGAAGACCGCGCGGGCCCGAAACTACGACACGGCTCGCGAGGCGGCTCTCGACGGCCCGAACGTGCCGGTCGACGTCTACGACACGCTCGTCGACACCGTCCACGACAACATCGATAAACTCCACCGCCACGCCGAACTGAAGGAGCGAGCGCTGGACGTCGACGACCTGCAGATGTGGGACGTCTACATGCCCCTGACGGGCGACGAGGGGCCCGACCTCGACTACGACCAGGCCACCGAGTACGTCGTCGAGTCGCTGGCCCCGCTGGGCGAGGACTACCAGTCGCGAGTCGCCGAGGGACTCGAGTCCCGCTGGGTCGATGTCTACGAGAACGAGGGCAAGCAGTCGGGGGCCTACTCCGGCGGCACCTACGACACCCAGCCGTTCATCCTGATGAACTATCAGGACGACATCTCCTCGATGTACACGCTGGCCCACGAACTCGGCCACTCGATGCACTCCGAGCTCACCAAGGAGGAACAGCCGTTCGTCTACTCGAGCTACGAGATCTTCGTGGCGGAGGTCGCGAGTACGGTCAACGAGGCCCTGCTGACGAGCCACCTCCTCGAGACCGTCGACGATCCCGAGTTCAAGAAACACGTCTTGAACGAGTTCTTGGAGCGCGTGCGCTCGACGCTCTACCGCCAGACGCTGTTCGCGGAGTTCGAACACGAGACACACCGTCTCGAGGAGGACGGCGAGCCGCTGACGGCCGACCGACTCGACGAACTCTACCGCGGCCTGAAGGAAGACTACTACGAGCCCGCGGTCGTCGACGACCGCATCGCCCGCGAGTGGATGCGCATCCCCCACTTCTACCGGGCCTTCTACGTCTACCAGTACGCGACCGGCATCTCCGCGGCGCTGGCCATCGTCGACAACGTGCTCCCCGACGGCGCCGGCGGCGAACCGAATCGGGAGGCCGCCGAGGACTACCTCGAGTTCCTCCGGCGGGGCTCCCGCGAGTACCCGCTCGAACTGCTGCGGATCGCCGACGTCGACATGAGTACGTCTGATCCGATCGACCGGGCACTGGAGACGTACGGCCGGCGACTCGAGGAGATGGAAGCGCTGATGGAGTAA
- the pan2 gene encoding proteasome-activating nucleotidase Pan2, protein MSRSPSIPDRPHRDIDPDLPDDERLEALRDHYQDLVDVNEQLSEQLDDADERREQLRERVDRIERENETLKSSSLYIATVEDVLENEEVIVKQHGNNQEVLTDVSPRIVEQIEPGDRVAVNDSFAIQTVLNAETDARAQSMEITERPEVTYADIGGIDEQVREVREAVEQPLAEPELFDEVGIEPPSGVLLYGPPGTGKTMLAKAVANETDATFIKMAGSELVRKFIGEGSRLVRDLFEMAREREPAIIFIDEIDAIATRRSESKTSGDAEVQRTMMQLLSEMDGFEARGEIRIIAATNRFDMLDRAILRPGRFDRLIEVPEPDRDGREQILEIHTRGMNVADDVDFAALADDTEGYSGAEIESLSTEAGMFAIRNDRNQVTHQDFVEALEKIEEDDSSDVISSPGYFYQ, encoded by the coding sequence ATGTCTCGAAGCCCGTCTATCCCCGACCGACCTCACCGCGATATCGATCCGGATCTCCCCGACGACGAGCGGCTCGAGGCGCTCCGCGATCACTATCAGGATCTCGTGGACGTCAACGAACAGCTTTCCGAACAGCTGGACGACGCCGACGAGCGCCGGGAACAACTCCGCGAGCGCGTCGACCGCATCGAGCGCGAAAACGAGACGCTCAAGAGCTCCTCGCTGTACATCGCCACCGTCGAGGACGTCCTCGAGAACGAGGAGGTTATCGTCAAACAGCACGGGAACAACCAGGAGGTGCTGACCGACGTCTCGCCGCGGATCGTCGAGCAGATCGAGCCCGGCGACCGCGTCGCCGTCAACGACTCCTTCGCGATTCAGACGGTGCTCAACGCCGAGACCGACGCGCGGGCCCAGTCGATGGAGATCACCGAGCGGCCCGAGGTCACCTACGCCGATATCGGCGGGATCGACGAGCAGGTTCGGGAGGTCCGCGAGGCCGTCGAACAGCCGCTGGCCGAACCCGAACTGTTCGACGAGGTCGGTATCGAACCGCCCAGCGGCGTCCTGCTCTACGGCCCGCCGGGGACGGGCAAGACGATGCTCGCCAAAGCGGTCGCCAACGAGACCGACGCCACCTTCATCAAGATGGCCGGCTCCGAGCTCGTCCGCAAGTTCATCGGGGAAGGCTCGCGGCTCGTCCGCGACCTCTTCGAGATGGCCCGCGAGCGCGAACCCGCCATCATCTTCATCGACGAGATCGACGCCATCGCGACCCGCCGCTCCGAGTCCAAGACCTCCGGCGACGCCGAGGTCCAGCGGACGATGATGCAACTGCTCTCGGAGATGGACGGCTTCGAGGCCCGCGGCGAGATCCGCATCATCGCCGCCACCAACCGCTTCGACATGCTCGACCGCGCCATCCTCCGGCCCGGCCGGTTCGACCGCCTCATCGAGGTGCCCGAACCCGACCGCGACGGCCGCGAGCAGATCCTCGAGATCCACACCCGCGGCATGAACGTCGCCGACGACGTCGACTTCGCCGCCCTCGCGGACGACACCGAGGGCTACTCCGGCGCCGAAATCGAGAGCCTCTCCACCGAGGCCGGCATGTTCGCTATCCGTAACGACCGCAATCAGGTCACCCACCAGGACTTCGTGGAGGCCCTCGAGAAGATCGAAGAGGACGACTCGAGCGACGTCATTTCGTCGCCCGGGTACTTCTACCAGTAA
- a CDS encoding pyruvoyl-dependent arginine decarboxylase — protein sequence MSTIRVVWGSASAPTAMASYDAALADAGVENYNLVAVSSVIPADVDVEAVGTAPDLGPVGDRLTVVEARATTAGPGRVSAALAWARSAEGPGLFYETAGETDRDDVERRVREGLAAGQELRDWQFADPQVAVESQQAESGAHTTAVVLAVYGESEPIC from the coding sequence ATGAGCACGATTCGAGTCGTCTGGGGGTCCGCGTCGGCGCCGACAGCGATGGCCTCCTACGACGCCGCGCTCGCCGACGCCGGCGTCGAGAACTACAATCTGGTCGCCGTCTCCTCGGTGATCCCGGCCGACGTCGACGTCGAGGCCGTCGGAACGGCGCCCGACCTCGGCCCCGTCGGCGACCGACTGACCGTCGTCGAGGCTCGAGCCACTACCGCGGGGCCGGGACGGGTCAGCGCGGCGCTGGCGTGGGCCCGATCGGCCGAGGGTCCGGGGCTGTTCTACGAGACGGCCGGCGAGACGGATCGGGACGACGTCGAACGCCGCGTCCGCGAGGGACTGGCTGCCGGGCAGGAACTCCGGGACTGGCAGTTCGCCGACCCGCAGGTGGCCGTCGAGAGCCAGCAGGCCGAGTCGGGGGCGCACACGACCGCCGTCGTTCTCGCGGTCTACGGCGAGAGCGAGCCGATCTGTTGA